The DNA window ATAAGACTACCCACTGCAAAATGACAACTTATCTCAAGTTCTGAATCTATCTGGTAACAAATCTAGGTTTGTAATaatcttaaataaaatagcaGTGGCACTTATTTAAACACCATTCTCTTCCATACAGATCTCAAAAGACAAGGGAAACTATGAAAAATCAGGTAATACAGTACAACAGGATAGGTAAATTATTCAGTGACAATATCTATGATCAAAGTTGacctgcaaaaaaaactatacttGAACGTGTATACCTGAGTTACATTAGTGCGATCTAAGCAATCAACACAATTTGTCCTGACAGTACCAGTCTGGTCCTCAATCTTTTCACCTTTATCATTCAAAAGGAAGTACCTAACACATAACATTATTAGCAAGATACACCATGTTCCACAGTAATGAAAATGCTCTTGGCCTGACATAGTCTTTTCAAAGCTCTAAGATAACTAAGTTGGTAGGAACTAGTATAGAGATTGATTTTTTGAACCAGGGTTGTCAAATGATAGAAACTCAGAATAAGTAACAAAAACCAATTGTACTAAAGGAACACGGCATTCTGTAGTAACTAAAGGAAAACAACGTGAATGCCCGCTTTAGAAGTTTCATACGTGATATGTGAAACCTAGAATCAAGAACTGGTGCACAAAAAATTGACTCCATTCATTTAAAAGCATGTGTAGCCAAGTGGTAAGGTAAACATCCTAAGATTTCAGGCGAATGCTTGCTGAATGAAATCCAAtaacagggaaaaaaaagaaagcaaagaaATTGCAGGAAAATGTAAACGGTAGATAAGTAACACCAAAATACATGAAATGGAACACTCGGCAATGTAGCTTCCAGAAATATACCTATGTTTCTTGAGATAATCTTCAATTTGATCATACAGCTGAGAAAGGCGCTCGAAATGAATATGACCACAGATACGATGGAAGTCAAAATGCACATATCTgcaagtacatatatatttaaatacagtaatatTCGTTAAATTGTTGGAGAACACTACATTTGTGCAAAAGAAATCACTACCTTACATCTCCGCTGAGaataggttcaatagattTTGCATATCTGTCATGGAGGCGGCCTTCACCACCGTGCTGTATATAGGAATTAGAATAAGAATCAAACGATGAATGTCACACAGcctgaaattttgatattttagtcttttttaaaaacttattttacaaataaacccctgaaaaaacatattatacgAATAGACCTTTTTAACCACGCCAACGTTATTGGCGTCGTTGTTGTATAGAACGGTGCCAATGACATTAGCGCCGTCCTCCAGCCACAAAAGTATGTCATAATGAATTGGAGGACGGCACCAATATCATTGGCGCCATCATATACAACGGTGACGCCAATAAAATTGGCGCAGTCAAAAAAGTCTATTcgtgcaataagttttttcaatGATCTATTTGTGAAAgaagttttttaaaaggactaaaatatcaaaattccaGTCACACAGCCACGTTGGTAAAAGGATAAAGCAACAAACTAGAATATCAGAAATAATTGGCCCctctaaattaaaacaaaaaataactacCAAAATCATATTGcactttttagataaaataaaaaatgtaaagtCATGATAAAAGGAATATCTTGGTTCTATTCCCAGGAACACAGTATGACTATGTCCAATCAACAGGACAGCATGAACTAGGCGGTATAGAAGATCAACcctaaattaaacaaaattctTTGTATGATACTAGACACCTAGTGTAGAGGCAAAATCAAATGTGGTGATCCTTTAGCACCCAAGATGTGACCAGAGTCTAAAGGCATCTAAAGGCACTTACCGTATTGACAAGATCAACAGCCAACACAGCTCCATATTTCTTCTGTAAATCACGAAAGTGACGCTCAAGTATATGTGGctgaaaacaaattaaaacaagAGGAACAAGATTAGGTTGCATTGCAGAGAAACAACTAACTAAGGTAGGTTAGTTAAACATAGAATTATCATTGAAAATGTATAGTTGACATAATCAACAAAATAGAACAGGCCTAAATTCAATGAGCTCACCGCCTCCTCTTGTCTAACAATGTCAAAGCTAGGTTTATATGTTAAATCAACAATCTGCTCCCACAAGAATGGCATGGAGCCTCGAACCTAAAAGCACATTAATTTGTCAAGGTATTAGAATGtggtaaagaaaaagaatagtaATAACCTACTAATGAAACTGCAGTGCAAAAACTAGTAGATAGGCAGATAGGTTTGTTTTAAACCATGCTAAGAAACTTATTCAAACCATGCTAAGAAACTTACTTGTACATAGGATGCTGTGAACCCTTTTGATTCCATTATCTGCTCTGATTCAACAAAGTTGGCAGCATAACCCTCTGCATCAGCTCCACGTCTCCACATTCGTGTACCTTcagttaaaaaatagcctcatcaagtttaattaaatctacTCTTAGACCAGtgagtatataaaaaataatgagccaggatataataaaaaattaaaaactaatcatacataaaaaagtaTTTAAGTGGTAAAAAGGTGAAAGAGAACTTGTAAACAAACTTATTCTGATCCCTGATAATTCTCACCTATCCTCCGTGTGCACCTACGTGCAATCAGGGTGACATTTACCTTCTGTGACCCAACTTCTGCATGGATATTCTGAAAGCCTGATGTCTAGTTAAGTGCCGCAACCTATATTGACATATGACCCTAGGTAAAGGTGGCTCAAGTTCAGACAATGTTCTAAACAGCTGATAGCTGCAGCTTTTTTTACACGTAAAATGAGAAACATCATTAGTATATGCTTAAGtgttaactattataaacatgaaaaatgtatttgtttgattttttaaacaacttttatataaaaagttttgcacgaaatacaccgtttagtagtttgaaaagtgTGCTAATGGAAAACGATGTATTAGCTCATATGATAAGTTGTTTAGAATGCAGCCAatacaatataattatattacatCTCTGCCAGTGACTAAGATGAAATGTCATGACAAACAAAGGATACTGCCTTGAATGACTGGCAACAAGTATTGATCCAGCTGTcaaggaagaaaagaacaaacaaTACATGTTGCAAATATCAGTTCTTTAATCCTTCAAAACTATGAAATCAGTAaggttcaaatttaaatcttaccTTGTTCTCAATTAGAGGTTCCAGCAAGTAACTGTTCCATAGAAATCTTGGTTCTGCCTGTAAAGAATGTAGTTATTTGATCTGTGCAACATAGGTTCAAAAAGCGCAAGAATTTTATGTTTACGTGTTCAATCTATCGTGCATTTAGGCATTTAGCACAAGCAACTTTCGATTTAGCAGTTATATGCTGCATGTTGCCATGCTTTAAGAAGCTATCATACAAGAGTTCAAGGCataatttatagatttaaaattttaaaacaaggaATTGCCCCAATCTTAAAAGTAAAATGTCTATGGTCCatgagaaaaaggagagattTTTACAAGGATCAACTTGTGACTTTACAAGGCAGAATTATTGTCACATATGACACATTTTGAGCCTTTGTGGGAAAGGACAGTACAAGCTGGTTGTTTCACAGTATAAGATGTTAATTCAATTGTACTTCTATCGCCATATCCATCTTCCGGATGATGTAATAAAAGATGCTCACATAACTCCCTGGTGAAAAGAGAAACTTTAGTCtgtaaatttatcaaattttacatttccATGCTTAAACACACAAAGTTTTCACTTAAGCCACAGCCTGACACTTCTTTCGGGACAAGACAGGTCTGCATGTTATTGTCTTTAAAACTAATGTATTACTAAAGCCCTAATGTCTGAACTACATTCCTAGATGAGATCTAAGTTTTCTGTACCTTGAGCACAGCTTGTAATGGCATCATGAGTGTGCAGTACATTATCAGACCATAGAAGTAGtagaagcaaaaataaaattccagGCACTCAAACGTTAACAGTGTTCTACAAATAGGCCCTAGGGTGCCTGCTAGCTGCCTGAACTAGGCACTAGATGGTGCATTAGGCAGCTAAACATCCATGAGGGCTCTTTTTGCTGTTATTTTAGTATTCTGTTATCTAACTTTTATGTAATATGCTCACTATTGCATGCATTACCTCCTCTAGCTTCCTTGTTAAGATGGCCCACGTCCATGCATGAGAGcatgttaattaattcttaTTTTCCATAAATGTCAAAATAATCAGCCAATACACATTGTATTTGGAAATTGGAATTATAAATCAGATTTGTCTAGTTTATGTCCATATTTCCACATCAGATGTGTAAACTGATAGCTGAAGATGCAGTGAGCAAGAACGAAGAAGTAGCCTTTGGCACCATAGCAGTAAAGGATGAGCAGCAAAAGCCCATGGATTACAAGAATAATGGAGAAACTCAGACACTAAAGAGTATAAGCAAACTCTAGAACTAAAATGTTCCAAATAGTGAAGGCAGCAAACCTGTCTCCAAAGTGGAAGTGATTTGAACTCATCACCAAGATCATGTAGCCTCTGCAAACTGGAATAAAAGGAAACATAGATAAGCAAGCTATAGCAAAGTCAACAACACAAGACAAAAATTAAAACGAAAGATGATAGAACATGTGGACtgtgaaaacaaataaaggAACTGCCATATACTGAAATACAATAATCATGTGCATGTAATTGCATAATATATTGCAAAACCTGtatgcaagtatgcaacaaGAGATTCTAAGCTTCGACTATGAGACACTAGAATGTGATTCACAGTGTTTGACAGGAAGGGTACTCACGTAAGTGTTATGTTGATATCATATGAGAAGTACAGGCCTATAGTCTTCTCTGCAGCATGCAGGAGTTCTGAAAATTCTGTTTCCATTTTACTCTGCCAACAGCTTACACAAATCATTAACTCAAAAATAGAAGGAAATCATACCAAACTATGAAGGCATAAGTATTGCCTGACCTGCTTGGCAGAACTGCTACGTGAGTTATTGCAGGGGAGAACTTTTAGTCCTGTCACTTTAAAAATTGCATGTCCCAAGTAGGATCCCACACAATCACGGCCTGTAAtcactagaaaatatgatcCAACTGCAAGCTTGAGCAGTCCTATCACACCATACACTGTTTGACATTTTGGATTTGTAGAAGAGTCACGTGGTGGCAACTCTTTGACTAGATTCATAGAACCATCAGAGCGGTTAGCCGACAGATATAAGTCAGAAAGACCATCAACAGGTTCAAATACATAGCGGTCCGGGAACTCCCAGAGTCTCAGTCTTGTGTGAAGTTTAGAGGATGGACTTGGATCATTTGCGCCACCCATGGAAGGATGCCctgatataaatgataatagAATTACGAAACTGAAGTGTaatgaaaaatcaaagggACAGAAGTTCATTGGTTATTAGCTTTgatctatataatatatatttcagaTGGTGTCAAGATACTGGGATGATAAAGGGTAAACATATTCACGAAGCCACACCCACAATGTATCATATACCGAGAGAAATGATCAGAGATAGATAACAAgacaacaaataatttttacaTCCTTCATGGAACTAAAATAGATATGAGAACCTTCAGCATGTACGATCGTGAGATGGCTACGGTCGCATTGGTGGCTTAACAAGTCGCGTGTAATGGTGCAGGGCAAGGGATTGTCGGAGGCAACAGTGTAAACATGGTTCCGCGGAAAAGCGACAGAAGGAGATCTCCTGCAGCCCCGCATCCAGCGACCGAAACGAGCCATGCGAGGCGGAGCCTCAGACAGCAGGCAGCCTGTAGCAGGAGGAGCACCACAGGAGGCCATCGGACCAACCCTAAGCGGCGGCTAGCATTGGGGATCTCGGCTGAATGCCTGTCTGTGCTGTGCTCCTATAGGCTGATGAAGTTGGAGAATCTAGATCAGAAGAGGATCGTGTAACCTGCGAATTGAGCTAGTAATAACTATAACAAATTGTGAAATTACGCCATCCAGCAACGGTATTAGAGGAAGGAAATCCTTCGTCTCATTAGGAcataaaaattgtgaaaaaaaattagcggAAAAATACTACAATCCATTCCCTTTCGTGCCACTCTCTTTTACtcccaaacaaacaaaaaagggaaaaagtaAGCGGGCGGCGGCTTCAAAAGGCCGACGCGTGAGCGGAGACGACGAAACGGGAAGCGCGCAGATCAAATCTCCCCCGGCCAATCACAAGCTCAGGACAACCCTACACGATCCATACAAGGACGGGACCTGACTCGTTCCGGGCGGGGAAAAGGGGGAGGCTCGCCTTCGCTTACCTTGAGACTCGGGGCGAggcagcgagcgagcgagcgagctgctgccggcgagggcgagggcgagggcgtgGCGGGAAACCGGCGATCGGTCGGCGGggggcgacgacgccgacgaggtgcGGTGGTGGAAGGAACGGCGCCTGTGTTTTTGCCCCTCTTATATTTGTTCTTGTGTGTTTGCCCATAGATGACGTCACGTCttagttgtttttttaggCTTTAATTCGCGagaaaattttgagttttttggatttttaattttatttattacacaattcataaaattgaaTCACAGAACTAACCTCTTGTTGCGCTCTAGAAGTAGAAAAAGCCTACGTGGCACATGACGCGGCAAGCCGCACATGACGCGGCAGACGACAGTGAACGCGATGATAGTGCGCGGCGAATTTTTGTGAGAGAGGGCGGCAAGGGGTTTtaagaaaaatgcaaaattgcTGCTCGCGCCTAAGAATTTTTCGATTAAACCGTGGTTTGATACaacatatgtaattttttagttttaagtACTATCTTGACTCATGACTAttgatttaaataaaaaacctttgcatatattctatattattaaaacaaagtctaatatatatatatatataatatgctaAAAAACTCTTGTATTATCAGTATTAGAcaaaatgaattaaaaaagaatttaGAATTGCAATATCTTTTAAATCCTCGTAGGTTACTATCCCCTCTTTTTCTATCAAGAGACTAGAGGTCGAATCCTCgtattaccatattttctcCTCATGTGAGGATTCGACCTCTAGCCTTtagaatagaaaaatatgctCACGTGAGGATTCGATTATGGGTGTTACCGGAGCGGATTCGGATGGATAGTGGTCAAACTATATCctaaaccatattttttaagcgGAATGCGGAGTGGATACGGATCTTTTCGGATACGGATGTGAATACGGATTGTTGTGGATGTTAGAAATGGTGCGGAGTCGGTGTGGAGTCGGTTTGGAAACGAATTATTATGACCGGATGtgatatatacatacaatCAATACATTGTCATTCAATAttggatgaaaaaataatacttgGGCTAGTGATGGGCTTTAGATTGAGTGCTTTATAGACTAAAAAGGCTCGGATTATCCGTCAAAATAAGTATCGGATTATCCGGTAAAAAAATGGATAATCCGCATCCACTGGATATTACCGATAATGCATCCGTATCCGAATCCGCAACTCAATATCCGAGTCCGACTCCATGTCCGCCGGATAGTTGCAAACCCCTATCACATTCTCAATTTAAGCGGATTTGGATCGGATCGAATCGGATATTATCTGATCCGTTAACACCCATATATTCGACCTCTAGCCTGCATGATAGAAAAGAGTGCCAGTGACCATTGAGCTAAGATATAACTCACgattaaataatttcaaacGTTATAAAATCTCGTTCACTGTCATCCGCCGCGTCGTGTGTCATGTAGGCTTTCTGTCCTCCTAGAGGACGACAGGAGGTTAGATCTGCGATTTttcaaaatgcaaaataaattttgtgaaatatttaataaataaaattaaaaatccaaaaaaatcgtGA is part of the Oryza brachyantha chromosome 2, ObraRS2, whole genome shotgun sequence genome and encodes:
- the LOC102715266 gene encoding phosphoinositide phosphatase SAC7-like → MGGANDPSPSSKLHTRLRLWEFPDRYVFEPVDGLSDLYLSANRSDGSMNLVKELPPRDSSTNPKCQTVYGVIGLLKLAVGSYFLVITGRDCVGSYLGHAIFKVTGLKVLPCNNSRSSSAKQSKMETEFSELLHAAEKTIGLYFSYDINITLTLQRLHDLGDEFKSLPLWRQAEPRFLWNSYLLEPLIENKLDQYLLPVIQGSFQNIHAEVGSQKVNVTLIARRCTRRIGTRMWRRGADAEGYAANFVESEQIMESKGFTASYVQVRGSMPFLWEQIVDLTYKPSFDIVRQEEAPHILERHFRDLQKKYGAVLAVDLVNTHGGEGRLHDRYAKSIEPILSGDVRYVHFDFHRICGHIHFERLSQLYDQIEDYLKKHRYFLLNDKGEKIEDQTGTVRTNCVDCLDRTNVTQSMIGGKILENQLQRIGVLGANDTISNHPAFDAKYKVLWANHGDSISTQYSGTPALKGDFVRYGKRSTQGILNDLWNSLARYYLNNFADGTKQDAMDLLQGHYVTSVSRDMAGPSKAGILENYASFRLAFALVMGALMFMMMSLRQARNDVRHLVLSLLWAGLCIGITHFVRANGRVFTNRPRFYQSRH